AATCCCAGGGAAGGTTCTGGGAGGATTTTTTGTGTTTGTGGGCGTGTTTGTGTGAGGTTGTcactgtggtgtttgtcaagcaatTGCAAAAGTACTGAGGAAGATATAACGCTATTAcctcagacacagaccctgtcccacactggcctcatgattgaagaggaaaaaagagcaggtatttaatccccattttagaggcacagagaagtgaagtgacttgactgtgGTTAGACGGCAGGCAAtaggtggagcccggattagaacccaggtcccctgacttctaggcctgtaccctctcttctgggccaggttgCTTCCCTTTACATCCATTCAGGGACGAGACTCCTGTCCATTCTGATTCCAGCCAATATTCAGACTCTGACCCTGCCCTCTTCTACGGTCTTAAGCTGGCTGTCTGTGGCCCGACAAACCTCCACAGTTGATATGTTCGTATTTGTCTTGCAGTTTGGAGCAGAACATGGGTATGTATGCCCCCTACATGGGCTGCTATTcacaggcaataataatagtaatcattataataacatttattacaaccttactatatgccaaaaactATATCAAGTGGGGAAAGCACAAGATACGtataagaagcggcatggcataatggatagagcacaggcctctaagtcacaagatcatgggttcccatcccagctctgccgcttgtcagctgtgtgaccttgggcaaatcacttcacttctatgggcgtcagttacctcatctgtaaaatggggattgagaccctgagccccaagtgggacagggactgtgtccaacccgatttgcttgtatccaccccaggacttagtacagggcctcacatgtaataatgttggtatttgttaagcgcttactatgtgcagagcactgttctaagcgctggggtaaacacaggggaatcaggttgtcccacgtggggctcacagtcttcatccccattttacagatgagggaactgaggcacagagaagttaagtgacttgcccacagtcacacagctgacaagtggcagagctgggattcgaattcatgagccctgactccaaagcccgtgctctttccattgcgccacgctgcttctgtacaagcacatgcagtaagtgctcaacaaattccataataataataattattattgataaaattaATAATCCACTGGGACAGAGTCGTTGTCCCACTGGGGTtcagagtcaaagtaggagaaGAGTTACTGAATTCCAGTGTTacgaatgaggaaaccaaggcatggaTATATTGAGTAagctgcccaagatcatacaacaggcaagaggcatagcgggattagaactcaggtcctctgacgcacAGGCTCACTCTCTTTCTGAGAGTTGGGGAGTGGAGCCTGGCTGGGCatgagagggagaatgaatgggCACCACTGACCTGTGCCATCTGGGATCGGCCTCTTCCCCTGGGGCCACCTTGTCCCACTGAAACCTGTTGGTTCAGAAGAAGGTCACAGATTATGGTCTTCATTATACTCTTACGAGTGATGTGAtaatgataactgaggcactgtttaagcgcttactatgtgccaggcaccgttctaagtgctgggctgaaacatgcaaattaggttgggcacaacctctgttccacatggggctcgccgtcttaatctccatttgaccgatgagggaactgcggcccagggaagtgaagtgacttgcccaaggtcacagagcgggtaagtggcagggctaggattcgaaaccgggtccttctgactcccaggcctgggctctagccactaggccacgctatttctcaatgctggggtggatttgtGTTTAAGGAATCAGGCACCATCTCTGTCTCGCATAGGAATCGGTCCATTTTATTccagttttactgatgaggaaaataaggtcttcagaagttaaatgacttgcccaaggtcacccagcagaccagtagtggagctggggctagaagcCGGGTCTCCTGTCAGCTGAtcccggattctttccaccaggccacaccgcctCCCAAAGGGCCACTCTACTCACTGCCTTTCGTTGGTGGACCGCAGGCCTGTCCACAACCTTGGCTGCAGCACTCCGGCTTCCTTTGGCAGGTAGAGTCTTTCTGGCAATCTTGATCACATCTCCCTTTTTTTCCcgatggtgggggtgggcagggggggcGTTTTGGAATCACTGAAACAGAGACAAACAAGACTTTCTGAAATCTGGGTTTGGAGACTGTCGATTATCTATCAGTCGAaaaaccactggtatttattgagcaattaccatgtgcggagcactgcactaaacctttggagagtaaaagagaagagagtcggtaggcacacttcctgcccacaaggaggtttcgggcaagaaggaggagggtacggtctagagggaggagcttctCCTGAGGCCTGGGGAAGCTGGGGGCCGAGTTGAAAGTCTCCCCCAAGCcctcagcctcttctccctcccccaagtccCTCCGATCCCGCTCACCTGCCCCACCCAGCCCTACCCCCCACGTTCTCCTGCCCGGCCCGAGCTGTCCTACTAGGAGAAGGGAGATCTGGAGGGTCAGGGTGGTGGGTGATGTGGTCAGGGTAGAGAGAGCTCTCTGGGCCCCCAGAGAATTGGGCAGCTTCCAGGCCTCACGGGCCCCTGAATGACACAGGACGGATTTCCAGAGTCCGGGGTCGGGGACGCCCCATTAGCTGGAGCCATcggggggcgggcagggtggACGGTCTCCCTTTGGCATTCCCTCTTtggccatcccctgcccccaccaatcCCGTTCACTTCCCCCCTCAGTTCCAAGCCCCACAGTCCGCTGCCCGGCCTGGCCTGACCTCCCGGACACCACACGGTGCTgatgggggcaggaggcagaggagtcctGACCATTGCTCTTCCGGCCAGGGCagcccctcggccccacagcgagCTGAGGAGAGCCCTTACGACTTCAGTGCCCCATGTCCTCTGTGTCTCGACCTCTTCTATTATCCAGTTATCTATTCTATTATCCCAACCCCATCTCTCCAGGGACTCTCTCTCTAACCTactccctctgtgtgtgtgtgtttgtcactCTGTCATCGTTTCATGTGCTATATATTATGTTTGGTCTTTGAAAACAGTGGCAAGATAAACAAATTAAGTTGTTTTGACACTATTTAATATTTCAGCCTTTTGAATTTAGCATCTAATTTTAAGCATCAAATTCTATTTCAAGTCCCAAATCTTTGAACCAGATCACTACCAGGAAGCTTCTGggaggatttgtgtgtgtgtgtatgtgtgtgtgtgtgtgtttgtttttctggTTGTAGTTAATAAAACGATTATGGTGGATTATGGtgtttgcttagcacttactatgtgtcaagcactgaggtagatataatgccATTAGCTCAGATATAGGCCctttccctcacggggctcactgtagaggagggaggaagagcaggtatttaatctcccttttagaagtgaagaaaagtgaagtgacttgcccaaggttaggcgGCAGGcactggtggaggtgggattacaaCACAGGTCCCCTGCCGCCTAGGCCCGGGATCTCTCCACCGTGCCAAGAGGGTTCCCTTTACATCCATTTGAGGACAGCCCCCTGTctatcctgactccagtccacattCAGACTGTAATCCTATCCTCTTTTACAGTCTTAAAGCAGGTTTCCTTGCCCCGACAGATCTCCAAAGATAAAATGTTTGCATTTGTTTGTCTTGCAGTTTGTAGCAAAACATGGGTATGTCAGCCCTACATGGGATGCTGTTCACaagcataataaaaataacaataataagaagaataatgatatttgttgtgtgtttactatataccaagaacTATATCAAGTTacgaagatacaagataatctggtgggCCCCAGATCccatccaacatggggttcagagtctaataggaggaggacaggtattgaattcccactttccagatgaggaaactgagacatggagaagttcagtgatctgcccaagatcgtacagcagtcaagcggtggagctgggatcagaaatcaggttttctgactcccagccaagcTCTCTTTGCATGAGCCAGGGGCTGGAACCTGGGCATGAGAGGGAGAACAATTGGGCACCACTGACCTTTGCCATCTGGTATCGGCCTCTGCCTCTGGGGCTGCCCGTCCCCCTGGAATCCATTGGTTCGGAGGAAGGTGACTGATTATGGCCTTCGTTAAAAGTTTACTAGGTGAtaggaaaatggtatttgtgacatttgttaaacacttactatgtaccatgtactgtagtaagtgctggggtgaatatgagcaaaccgggttgggcacagtccctgtcctacatggggctcacagtcctggtcctcatttgacagatgaaggaattgaggcccagagaagtaaagtgacttgcccaaggtcacaacatataagtggcagggctaggatttgaacccaggttcctctgactcccaggcccatgctctatccactaagccacgctgctgctgaacGCTTGGGTTGATTGAAGTCTAAGGAATCaagcaccatccctgtcccacataggattcacagtcaatTTTAtcctggttttacagatgaggaaactgaggtccccaGAGGTTcgatgactcgcccaagatcacccagcaggccaatggtggagctggggctagTACCTGAGTCTCCCGGCAGCTgatctcaggctctttccaccaggccacactgcctcccaaagGGCCACTCTACTCACCGGTTTTCATTGGCGGCACACAGATATGGTCACATCCGTTGGAGCAGCACTTTCTCCCGGGAGGGCAGGATTCGTCCCCTTTGCAATTCTGTACACATCTCCCTTTTGTTCTTTTTGGGATGGGTGGGCAGATGCCGAGTTTCGGTTTCGCTGAAACACACATGTGAGATTTTCCAAAGTCGGATGACATCCGGTTATCTATCAGTCGCTCAgacactggaatttattgagggatcactgtgtacagagcactgtaccaaatgcttggaagagtacaatgtaacagagttaacagacacattccctgccctccggaAGTTTTCGGGCTAGAGGGAGGAGGGTACAGCCTAGAAGGAGGAGCTTCTCCTGAGGCCTGGGGAAACCGGGGGCGGAACTGAGAGTCTCCCCCAAGCCCTCAGCCTCTTCTCCCGACCCCAACTCCCTGCCCCGCTCAACCCTACCCACCATGCTCTCCTGCCCGGCCCTACCGGGAGAAGGGAGATCTGGAGAGTCAGGGTGGTGGTTAGTGTTGGCAGGGTAAGGagagctctctgggcctccagtgaATCGGGCAGCTCCCGTGCTTCATGGCCCCTGAATGACACAGGAGGGATTTCCAGAGTCCGGGGTCAGGGGCGTCCAGTTAGCAGGAGCTATTGTGGGTGGGCAGGGCAGATAATCTCCCCTTGACATCCCCTCTTCCGCCACCGCCAACCTCCAACCGGTCCCGCTCGTGTTCCCTTTCAGCCCCAAGCCCCACGCTCTGCtgcccggcctgacctgtgttcctGGACACCACACGGGATTGATGGGGGTAGGATGGACAGGAGTCCTGACCACTGCTCTTCCGGCCAGGGCAGCCCCTCGCCCCATAGCAGGGGCTGCGGAGAGGTTCTGGGCCCCTCAGCACCCCGTTTTCCCAGGTGCCCCTAACCTCATAACCCCAAGGACCCTCTCTCCAACCTACTCCCCAGAgtgcgtgtgggtgtgtgtgtgtgcatgtgtcccTCAGTCATCATTTTATGTGCTATAGATTATGTTTGGTCTTCGAAAACAGTTGCAAAATAGACAAATTAAGTTTTCTTGATGTGTTTTAATATTTCAGCCTTTTGAATTTAGCATCGAATTTTAAGCCGCAGCATCAAATGCTATTCCAAGGCCCAGATCCTTTCTCCGAACCAGATCAGCTCCACAGGAGTTTCTGggaggatttgtgtgtgtgtgtgttttaggttgtaattaataataatgattgtggtgttttttaagcacttactatgtgtcaagcactggggtagatagaatgcaatcagctcagacacactccctgtcccataaggagctcacagtagaagaggaagagcaggtatttaatctccactgtagaggcacagagaattgaagcgacttacccagggttAGATGGAAGGCAGtgaatggagctaggattagaacccaggtcccctgacacttAGGCCTCTGATCTCTCCACCGTGCCATGAAGCTTCCCCTTACGTCCATTTGAGGACAAGCCCCCTGTCCATTCTGATTCCAGCCAATATTCAGACTAACCCTGCCCTCTTCAACAGTCTTAAACTGGTTCTCCTTGCCCTGATGAGCCCCCATTTCATCTATGATATGCTTGAAATGATATGAAATGTTTGCATTTGTACATCTTGCAGTTTGTAGCGAAATACAGGCAAGGAAGCCCTACGTGGGCTGCTGTTCACAGGCATATAgccatgacaataatgataataacaataataataataatatttgttatgtgcttactacatgccaagcactatatctagatggaaagatacaagataatccggtgggacccaggccctatcccacctgaggttcagagtctaagtaggaggagaataattattgaatccccatgttacagatgaggaaactgagacatggagaacttaagtgatctgcccaagatccaacggcaggcaagcggtggggccggaattagaccccaggtctgctGACACTCAGGCTGGGTCTCTTTCTGTGATCAGGGGGCTGGAGCCTGGGCATGACAGGGAGAACAAACGGGCACTACTGACCTGTGCCATCTGGGATCGGCCTCTGCCTCTGGGGTCGCCTCATCCCACTGAAACCCGTTGGTTTGGAGGAAGGTCACAGATTATGgccttcattaaatgcttactaagtggtaggataatgataattgtggcattggttatgcacttactatgtgccaggcactgtattaagtgctggggtgaacataagcaaattgggttgggcacagtccctgtcccacatggggctcacagtcttagtccccatttaatagatgagagaactgaggcccagaggagtgaagtgactggctcaaggtcacaaagcagataagtggcagagctggaattcaaacccaggtccttctgagtcccaggcccatgctttatccactaggctaccctgattctgaacactggggtaactTGGAGTGTATGGAATCAggactatccctgtcccacataggactcacagtcaatttTATCTtggttttactgatgaggaaactgagatccccagaggttaaatgacttgcacgaggtcacccagcaggccagcggtagagctggggctagaacccgggtctcctggctgccggtcccaggctctttcctccatACCAAACTGCCTACCAAGGGGCCGCTCAACTCACCCGGTGGAAACTCTGGAGCACAGACTTGGCCACATCCACTGCTGCAGCATTTTTGTGccggagggcaggaactgtctccccTGCATTGGTGTCCACACCTTCCTTTTGATGGCTGGGTTTGGCACGGAGGGGGTTTTGGAGTcactgaaacacacacacagaagacTTTCTGATGTCTGAGGTCGAGCAGGTTTGGTTATCTATCAGTGGAAGAGTTaggaggcagagctgagagtctCCCCAAAGTCTTCAGCCTCTTCTCCCGCCCTCAACTCCCTCCGGTCCCACTCACCTGCCAGCTCGGCCCTACGTCTCACGCTCTCCTGCCCGGCCTGAGCTGTTCTGCTGGGAGAAGAGAGATCTGGAGAgtcagggtggggggcaggatagAGGGAGCTCTCATGACCTCCAGGGAATTGGGCAGCTCGTGGGTCTTATGGTCCCTGAACGACACAGGAGGAATTTCCAGAGTCCGTGATCGGGGATGTTGGGTCGGCTGGAGCCGTGGTGGGGTAGATAGGATGGAGAGTCTCCCCTTTACATTTCTTCTTCGGccacaccccactcccaaccagTCCCACTCACATTCCCCCTCAACCCCGAGCCCCCACTCTCCACTGTACGGCTTGACCTGTCCTCCCGGACACCAGGCGGGGCTGATGGGGGCACGAGGGACAGGAGTCTTGACCATTGCCCTTCCAGTCAGAGGAGCCCCTCGGCTCCACAGAGAGGGCTGTGGAGAAACCCCAGCTCCCCCTGCCTCAGGTGTCCCCAATCCCATCACACCAGGGACCCGTTTTCAATCCTATTCCCCtgcgtgggtgtgggtgtgtgtcagtCAATGTTTCATGTGCTCTATATTAGGTTTGGCTTTTGAAGTCACAAAATAAATTAAGTTTTCTCGACGCTCTTTAGTATTTCAACCTTTTGAATTTAGCATCTAATTTTAAGGTACAGCATTAATTGCTTTTCCAAATCCGAGATCCTTTCTCCGAACCAGATCAGTCCTACAAGAGTTtctgggaggatttttttttttggtgtgtgtgtgttttaggtggtaattaataataacgattgtggtgttttttaagcacttactatgtgtcaagcactgggatagatagaatgcaattagctcagacacagtccccattccacacggGCCTCAAGGTAGAGGAGggaatatttaatctccattttagaggcacagagaagtgtcttgcccaagatcatgtggTAGAtaatagtggagcagggattagaccctagttcccctgacttccaggcctgtgatctctccactggATCCATGTTACTTTCCTTTAAATCCCTTTGGGGACAATCCATTCTGATTCTGGCCAACATTCAGTCTGTAACCCTGCCCTCTTCTATGGTCTTAAACTGGTTCTCCTTGCCCTGATGAGCCTCCATAAATGAAATGTTTGCATTTCTTTATCTTGAAGTTTGCACCAGAACACAGACAAGGAAGCCCTACCTAACCTGCTGTTCTCAggcatataacaataatgatagtaataatatttgttatatgcttactatatgccaagaactatatCAAgctgggaagatataagataatgagctgtgatgcagtccctgtcccacatggggttcagaggctaagtaggaggacaaCAGGTAAttgaacttctccatgcctcagtttactcatctgtaacatggggattcagtgatctgcccaagatcgtacagcaggcaagcagcggaactgggatcagaatgcaggtcctccGATGCCCAGGGTAGCTCTCTTTCCGTGAACAGGGGGATGGATCCTGGGCAAGATTAGGAGAACACATGGGCATCACAGACCTGTGCCATCTGGCATCGGCCTCTGAGgtaaaatcacttgcccaaggtcacccagaatgcCAGAGGTGCAGCAGGGGCTAGTATTTAGGTCTCCTAACAGTCCTAACTGCGGCGGTCAGTGctgagctctctccaccaggccacactgcatcccaaAGGGCCACTCTGCTCACTGGTTTTTATCGGTGTCATGCAGACATAGCCACATCCGTTGCTGCAGCACTTTtgccctggagggcaggaatcatctccCTTGCAATAATATAcacagtccccttctattcctggTGGTGGGCGTGGGCAGATACTGGGTTTCTTAATCCCTGAAACACACACATGAGACTTTCCAAAGTCTGAGGTGGGAGAAGGCTGGTTAtctatcagtcagttaatcactggtatttattgagggtttactgcatgcagagcactgtaccaagtggttgggaaagtatgatagaacagagttagtaaacattttctctgcccacaagaaggtttTGGTCTAGAGGGAACAGCTCCTTAGAGGGAGGAGCTTCTCCTGAGGCCCTGGGAATcgggggcagagctgagagtctCCCTGAAGCCCTCAGCCTCTTctaccttccccagctccctccgggCCCGCTCATCTGCCCCGCTTAGGCCTATGCCCCACGCTCTCCTGCCGGGCCCAAGCTGTCCTGCGGGGAGAAGGGAGATCCTGGAGAGTCAGTGTGGTGGGTGGTGCGGGCAGGGTAGAGAGagctctcctggctcccagggaaTTGGGCAGCTCCAGGGTGTCATGGTCCCTAAACTTAACAGGAAGGATTTCCAGAGTCCGGGGGCGGGGACGTCCAGTTAGCTGGAGCCGTCGGGGGGCAGGCAGGGTGGATGGTCTTCCCTTTACATTCCCTCTTCGgccacaccccacccccagttgGTCTAGCACACATTCCCGCTTAGCCTcagctccctttcattcatttattcatgtattaattaataaattaattcattcgtatttattgagtgcttgctctatgcagagcactgtactaagcaacttggAGACTACAATCTCCCAACATTcccccaaatctgccctttcctctccatccaaactggtaccacattaatgcaagcacttatcttatcccgccctgattattgtatcagcctccttgctgacctccctgcctcttgccactttccactccagtccatgctccatTCTGTttgccaaatcattttccttcaaaaacgatCAGAccttgtttcctcactcctcaagaaactccagtggttgcccacccacctccacatcaaccaaaaactcctcaccattggctttaaagcccgcaatccccttgccccctcctacctcactttgctactctcctcctacaacccagcccacacactttgttcctctggtgctaaccttctcactgtacctcgatcacacc
This region of Ornithorhynchus anatinus isolate Pmale09 chromosome 17, mOrnAna1.pri.v4, whole genome shotgun sequence genomic DNA includes:
- the LOC103170722 gene encoding WAP four-disulfide core domain protein 3-like isoform X2, whose product is MTPKPPPCQTQPSKGRCGHQCRGDSSCPPAQKCCSSGCGQVCAPEFPPAKPKLGICPPIPKRTKGRCVQNCKGDESCPPGRKCCSNGCDHICVPPMKTVIPKRPPCPPPPSGKKGRCDQDCQKDSTCQRKPECCSQGCGQACGPPTKGSFSGTRWPQGKRPIPDGTVVHRPGICPKLPPSPTGKCSQNCRGDYSCPRGHKCCSSGCGQVCAPATTKASGSICEKPVEVGRCMGHMPMYYYNSKKKKCEPFIYGGCQGNENRFKTMDLCKSHCGGSTKSGRCPPPPKGYRGSCYESCKGDQYCPPKHKCCSNGCGRSCKLAVTDNPWISFN
- the LOC103170722 gene encoding WAP four-disulfide core domain protein 3-like isoform X3; translation: MKSGGLFVFVALVALSPVQVTPKPPPCQTQPSKGRCGHQCRGDSSCPPAQKCCSSGCGQVCAPEFPPAKPKLGICPPIPKRTKGRCVQNCKGDESCPPGRKCCSNGCDHICVPPMKTVIPKRPPCPPPPSGKKGRCDQDCQKDSTCQRKPECCSQGCGQACGPPTKGSFSGTRWPQGKRPIPDGTVVHRPGICPKLPPSPTGKCSQNCRGDYSCPRGHKCCSSGCGQVCAPATTKGSTKSGRCPPPPKGYRGSCYESCKGDQYCPPKHKCCSNGCGRSCKLAVTDNPWISFN